The sequence GCGGCCTCGGCCTGCTCGGCGGCGCGTGCCTCCGCCTCGTCGCGGCGTACGCCGTCCAGTCGGGCGGCCTCGGCAGCGGCACGGTCGGCGTCCTCGCTGGCGCGGCGTTCGGCGGCGGCGAGTTCGGCGGCCTCCTGCTCGGCGGCATCGGCACGGGCCACGGCCGCGTCGGCCGCGCGCTGTCCGGCTTCCCTCTCGGCGGCGGCCTCCTCGGCGTCGCGCTTGAGCTCGATGACGTCGGCGACGGCGTCGTCGGCGGGCCCACCGCGGCGCCGCAGGCGTCCCAGGCCGCCGCGCTTCTCCTCGACGGGCAGCGGCTCGGCGAAGCCCTGGTCGAAGGCTGCGGCGATCACCTTGCGGTCGGCCTCGTCGTCACCGGTCGCGTCGGTGGCGTCGGTCGCCGGTGGCGTGGCGGGGGGAGTGGGCGGTGCAGCCGGAGTCGGGGGCTGCGTCGTCCGCGCCGCCGGTGCCTCCGGGCGGGCGGGCGCGTCGGGGAGCGCTGCGGCGCTCCAGTCGACCTGCTCGAACTCCTCCTCCGAGACCGTCACGGCGGTCCGGGGACGGTCGTGGCGCTCCTGCACGCGGCGGGCCACGTCGTCCTCGGGGGCCACGGAGTTGCTCTGGGCGCCCCGCTGGATGATCGCGGCGAGGTCGTCCTCGCCGAGTACGCCGACCTCGGGCTGGGCCTCCGCCGAGGCCTCGGCGGTGCCCTCCGCGCTCGGGTCCCGACGCTTGCGGGACAGCCCGAAGCGGCCGCGCCGTCGGCGCGCCGCGTCGTCCGGAGCCTCTTCCGGATCCGGGGAGGAATCCCTGACCGAGCTCATCGCGTCGATGCTATCCGTCGGGAGCGCTGGAGGACCACGAAACGCTCAACGAGCGGTCAGCCCCGGAGGTACTGCACGTGGGTGTCGGATCGGGCCCGGGTGAACCCGAGGTCGCCGTACAGCGTGGTGGCGGGCGTGTTGTCGCCCTCGACGTAGAGGTGGACCTCGGCGATGCCGCGCTCGGCGAGGTGGGCGAGCCCGGCCACGGTCAGGACGCGACCGAGGCCACGTCCCTGCGCGCTGGGCGCGACGCCCACGACGTACACCTCGCCGTGCTCGGCGTCGTGCCGCTTGGTCCAGTGGAAGCCCAACAGCTCGCCGTCCGGCGCGACCGCGAGCAGCAGGTCGTCCGGGTCGAACCACGGCTCGGCCATGCGCTGGGCCAGGCCGTCCCGGTCGAGGTCGCCCTGCTCGGGGTGGTCGGCGAAGGCGGCGGCGTTGACCGCCAGCAGCGCGTCCTCGTCGGCGCCCGGGCGGAAGGACCGGACGGTGACGTCGTCGGGCACGCCGGCCTGGGGCAGTGGCTCCGCGGTGGGCCGGCGCATCACCCACAGCTCGCGCACGCGCTCGAACCCGTACGCCGCGGCGAGGGCGGCCGCGCCCGGGTGGTCGCCGTGGGACCAGGCCGTGAGGCGACCGGGCGTCGCGGCCACCGCACGCCCGACGAGGTCCGCCCCGGTGCCGTGCCGGCGCGCGTGCGGGGCGACGGCGAGGTCGAGCTCCTCGTCGCGCACGACGGCGAACCCGTCCGTCGCGACCCAGTGCGGCAACGCGGTGAGGCCGTCGCGGACCAGCCGCAGGTCCGCGGCCTCGTCGAGCGGGTCGGGCTCGCCGGCGTCGCGACAGGCGCGGCGTACGGCCGCCACGACGGCGGTGGGGTCGACGTCAGCAGGGTCGGGGGTGCTCATCCCCGCGAGGATAGACCGCAGTGCGGGCCCGTC comes from Nocardioides panacisoli and encodes:
- the mshD gene encoding mycothiol synthase; the protein is MSTPDPADVDPTAVVAAVRRACRDAGEPDPLDEAADLRLVRDGLTALPHWVATDGFAVVRDEELDLAVAPHARRHGTGADLVGRAVAATPGRLTAWSHGDHPGAAALAAAYGFERVRELWVMRRPTAEPLPQAGVPDDVTVRSFRPGADEDALLAVNAAAFADHPEQGDLDRDGLAQRMAEPWFDPDDLLLAVAPDGELLGFHWTKRHDAEHGEVYVVGVAPSAQGRGLGRVLTVAGLAHLAERGIAEVHLYVEGDNTPATTLYGDLGFTRARSDTHVQYLRG